One genomic region from Methanomassiliicoccaceae archaeon encodes:
- the gyrA gene encoding DNA gyrase subunit A, with the protein MAENSVIRETADGRVMDQTIEREMKRSYIDYAMSVIVGRALPDVRDGLKPVHRKILYAMFDMGMSYNRPHKKSAKVVGEVLAKYHPHGDSAAYDSMVRMAQSFSLRYPLVDGQGNFGSVDGDPAAAMRYTEARLAKTANEMLVDLDKGTVDFVDNYDGSLQEPSVLPSKMPNLLVNGSDGIAVGMATKMPPHNLNEVCDAIIYYLDRPDAVSDELMEFVKGPDFPTGGIIYGLSGIQSAYRTGRGRIRVRAKTHIEEMANGKSRIIVDELPYQVNKAVLVENIAERVKNKDIEGITDLRDESDRNGMRIVIELHRDAIVNVVLENLFKKTNMQTTFGVINLALVDNKPTLLSLRDMIFHYVNHRDEVVRRRTQYELSAAEKRYHVIEGLIKALEMLDETLALIRASDDAEEANNGLQSLLQIDQEQAKAILDMRLQKLTGLEIESLREEYEDLIKLMADLRDILAKDERIRAIIKDELLQMKADYGDERRTEINMSAIDTDEEDLIPREDVVITITKGSYIKRIPLSTYKQQGRGGVGLMGMQTKEEDNVATMFITCSHDYVMFITNHGRLHWLKAYRIPEGSRQSKGKPIVNLLSDLEEGEFTVNTICVSEFSDDKYLTFCTNDGTVKKTRLSAYGNVRKKGIKAIKFQDNGKLIETSICTEGDQIIIASREGQAVRFYQDDVRPAGRDTMGVKGITLNEGDTAVSMAVVRPGDKLLTVTENGYGKISDVDDYRLVKRGGKGVITIKTNERNGGVVCVRKVSDGDELMLTSTDGKVIRILVDEIRETSRNTQGVRIMDVRDEDKVTAVEPIVEEKDIVEAVEKAPERVYEQPEFDNAEVEEEPSQWTEKDE; encoded by the coding sequence ATGGCCGAAAATTCTGTAATAAGGGAAACCGCGGACGGGAGGGTCATGGACCAGACGATCGAGCGCGAAATGAAGCGCTCCTATATCGATTACGCTATGAGCGTCATAGTGGGACGCGCGCTTCCGGACGTAAGAGACGGCCTTAAGCCGGTGCACCGGAAGATACTCTACGCAATGTTCGACATGGGAATGTCGTACAACAGGCCCCATAAGAAGTCCGCAAAGGTCGTGGGAGAGGTCCTTGCAAAGTACCATCCGCACGGCGATTCCGCCGCATACGATTCGATGGTAAGGATGGCCCAGTCGTTCTCGCTCAGATACCCGCTGGTCGACGGACAGGGCAACTTCGGTTCCGTGGACGGAGATCCGGCCGCGGCAATGCGTTACACCGAAGCGCGTTTGGCCAAGACGGCCAACGAGATGCTGGTCGACCTCGACAAGGGGACCGTGGACTTCGTAGACAATTACGACGGGTCCCTTCAGGAACCCTCCGTGCTGCCATCGAAGATGCCCAATCTGCTGGTCAACGGGTCAGACGGTATCGCAGTCGGAATGGCGACCAAGATGCCGCCACACAATCTCAACGAGGTATGTGATGCGATCATTTACTACCTGGACAGGCCGGACGCCGTGAGCGATGAGCTGATGGAGTTCGTAAAAGGTCCGGACTTCCCCACCGGCGGCATAATCTACGGGCTCTCCGGGATACAGTCCGCCTACAGGACAGGCCGCGGAAGGATCAGGGTCCGCGCCAAGACGCATATCGAGGAGATGGCCAACGGCAAGTCCCGCATCATAGTCGACGAGCTTCCTTACCAGGTCAACAAGGCCGTTCTCGTGGAGAACATCGCCGAACGCGTCAAGAACAAGGATATCGAAGGAATAACCGATCTGCGCGACGAGTCCGACAGGAACGGAATGCGCATAGTGATCGAACTGCACAGGGACGCCATTGTCAATGTGGTCCTGGAGAATCTGTTCAAGAAGACGAACATGCAGACGACCTTCGGAGTTATCAATCTGGCACTTGTGGATAACAAGCCGACCCTCCTCTCTCTACGCGACATGATCTTCCATTATGTCAATCATAGGGACGAGGTGGTCAGACGCAGGACACAGTATGAGCTGTCCGCCGCCGAGAAGAGATATCATGTCATCGAAGGACTGATCAAAGCACTCGAGATGCTCGACGAGACTCTTGCGCTGATACGGGCATCGGATGACGCGGAGGAGGCCAACAACGGCCTTCAGTCTCTGCTTCAGATCGACCAGGAGCAGGCCAAGGCCATATTGGATATGCGCCTGCAGAAGCTGACGGGCCTGGAGATCGAATCGCTCAGAGAAGAGTATGAGGACCTGATCAAGCTGATGGCGGATCTGAGGGACATACTCGCAAAGGACGAGCGCATCAGGGCCATAATCAAAGATGAGCTGCTGCAGATGAAGGCCGATTACGGGGACGAGCGCCGCACCGAGATCAACATGTCCGCAATCGATACCGATGAGGAGGATCTGATTCCCAGAGAGGACGTCGTGATCACGATAACCAAGGGCAGTTACATCAAACGTATCCCGCTGTCCACATACAAGCAGCAGGGCCGGGGCGGAGTCGGGCTCATGGGGATGCAGACCAAGGAAGAGGACAACGTGGCGACGATGTTCATCACATGCTCTCATGATTATGTGATGTTCATCACAAACCACGGACGGCTTCACTGGCTTAAAGCGTACAGGATCCCGGAGGGCAGCAGGCAGTCCAAAGGCAAGCCGATCGTCAACCTGCTTTCGGACCTGGAGGAGGGAGAGTTCACGGTCAACACAATATGTGTCAGCGAGTTCTCCGATGACAAATACCTGACGTTCTGCACCAACGACGGAACGGTCAAGAAGACCAGGCTCAGCGCCTACGGCAACGTCAGAAAGAAAGGTATCAAGGCCATAAAGTTCCAGGACAACGGAAAGCTGATCGAAACGTCGATATGTACCGAAGGAGACCAGATAATCATCGCCTCCCGCGAAGGACAGGCAGTGAGGTTCTATCAGGACGACGTTCGTCCTGCCGGAAGGGACACTATGGGCGTCAAGGGGATAACGCTCAACGAAGGCGACACGGCCGTTTCGATGGCCGTAGTGCGCCCCGGGGACAAGCTTCTCACCGTTACAGAGAATGGCTACGGCAAGATATCGGACGTAGATGACTACCGCCTCGTCAAGAGGGGCGGAAAAGGCGTCATAACCATCAAGACCAACGAGAGGAACGGCGGGGTCGTATGCGTCAGGAAAGTTTCCGACGGAGACGAGCTCATGCTTACCAGCACCGACGGCAAGGTCATCCGTATCCTGGTCGATGAAATAAGAGAGACCAGTCGGAATACCCAGGGCGTCAGGATAATGGACGTCCGCGACGAAGACAAGGTCACTGCCGTAGAGCCGATAGTCGAAGAGAAGGACATCGTCGAGGCGGTCGAAAAAGCGCCGGAAAGGGTGTACGAGCAACCCGAATTCGACAATGCCGAAGTCGAAGAAGAGCCCAGTCAGTGGACGGAGAAGGACGAGTGA
- the gyrB gene encoding DNA topoisomerase (ATP-hydrolyzing) subunit B, giving the protein MDGKNEEVYDEDSIVALHGLEAVRKRPGMYIGSTDARGLHHLVFEVVDNGIDEVMAGWATTVDVEINTDGSITVTDNGRGIPTGIVKEEGKSGLEVCLTDLHAGGKFNQNSYKVSGGLHGVGVSVVNGLSTKLIATVHREGKIWRQSYQIGIPDRDVEVIGKTEATGTIIQFWPDNSIFETVVFDYETLQNRFRNHAFLNKEVTITIMDHRTGKSEKFHYDGGVSEFVQYLNRAKTPIHSPIHLEGERNGVQIDIAMQYTDGYNEEIDSFVNTIFTPEGGTHMTGFRTALTKTINDYAKDNGMLKDESLEGSDVREGLTAIISIRMSDPQFEGQTKAKLGSSVAMSAVLSFMNEKLAEFLLENPVQAQLIIKKGINAKDGREAARKAREATRRKSVLETSTLPGKLADCSERDPSKCELYIVEGDSAGGSAKQGRDRNFQAILPLRGKILNVEKTSPSKLLDHEEIRNLAIAIGGGLGIDFDITKIRYHKIVIMTDADVDGAHIGTLLLTLFYRQMRPLIDHGYVYIAMPPLFRVYKGKKEVYAYNEEEMAAAVANLGQGANVSRYKGLGEMNPQQLWDTTMNPETRIMKSVSVADGIIADQLFSVLMGDDVQPRKEFIIEHAKEVVNLDV; this is encoded by the coding sequence ATGGATGGGAAGAATGAAGAAGTGTATGATGAAGACAGCATAGTTGCTCTGCATGGCCTAGAGGCTGTAAGAAAAAGACCGGGAATGTATATCGGAAGCACCGATGCCCGTGGCCTGCACCACTTGGTGTTCGAAGTCGTGGACAACGGTATCGACGAAGTGATGGCCGGATGGGCCACCACTGTCGATGTGGAGATAAACACGGACGGTTCGATCACGGTTACGGACAACGGAAGAGGCATACCCACGGGAATCGTCAAAGAAGAAGGCAAGTCAGGTCTCGAGGTATGTCTGACCGACCTTCATGCAGGAGGAAAATTCAACCAGAACAGCTACAAGGTCTCCGGCGGACTCCACGGCGTAGGCGTATCGGTTGTCAACGGTCTGTCCACAAAGCTTATAGCAACCGTCCATAGGGAGGGCAAGATATGGCGCCAGAGCTACCAGATAGGCATCCCGGACAGAGATGTGGAAGTTATCGGCAAGACCGAGGCGACCGGGACGATCATACAGTTCTGGCCGGACAATTCCATATTCGAGACGGTGGTCTTCGACTACGAGACTCTGCAGAACAGGTTCAGGAACCATGCCTTCCTGAACAAAGAGGTCACGATAACCATAATGGACCACAGGACGGGAAAGTCTGAAAAGTTCCACTATGACGGAGGAGTCTCCGAGTTCGTACAATACCTGAACAGGGCGAAGACCCCGATCCACAGCCCGATCCACTTGGAGGGAGAGAGGAACGGCGTACAGATCGATATCGCGATGCAGTACACCGACGGATACAACGAGGAGATCGATTCGTTCGTCAATACGATATTCACACCCGAGGGCGGAACACATATGACCGGTTTCAGGACCGCTCTGACCAAAACCATAAATGATTACGCCAAGGACAATGGAATGCTCAAAGACGAGTCTTTGGAAGGCTCCGATGTCCGTGAAGGGCTTACGGCGATCATCAGCATAAGGATGTCCGACCCGCAGTTCGAAGGTCAGACGAAAGCGAAGTTGGGAAGCAGCGTGGCAATGTCCGCAGTCCTTTCGTTCATGAACGAGAAGCTTGCGGAATTCTTACTGGAGAACCCTGTTCAGGCCCAGCTCATCATAAAAAAAGGAATCAACGCGAAGGATGGCAGGGAGGCGGCAAGAAAGGCCCGCGAAGCCACCCGCAGGAAGAGCGTACTGGAAACATCGACGTTGCCCGGAAAGCTTGCAGATTGTTCCGAGCGCGACCCGTCCAAATGCGAGCTGTACATCGTGGAGGGCGATTCGGCAGGCGGCTCCGCCAAACAAGGGAGGGACCGCAATTTCCAGGCAATACTGCCATTGCGCGGCAAGATCCTCAATGTCGAGAAAACAAGTCCCAGCAAGCTCCTCGACCATGAGGAGATCAGGAATCTGGCCATCGCGATCGGCGGCGGGCTGGGCATCGATTTCGATATCACCAAGATAAGGTACCACAAGATCGTCATCATGACCGATGCCGACGTTGACGGAGCGCACATAGGGACGCTGCTCCTGACCCTGTTCTACAGGCAGATGAGGCCGCTTATCGACCATGGTTATGTGTATATCGCGATGCCGCCTCTTTTCAGAGTCTACAAAGGTAAGAAAGAAGTCTATGCTTATAACGAGGAAGAGATGGCCGCCGCCGTGGCCAACCTCGGACAGGGAGCCAACGTCAGCAGGTACAAGGGCCTGGGAGAGATGAATCCGCAGCAGCTGTGGGACACGACCATGAATCCCGAGACCCGCATAATGAAGAGCGTATCCGTCGCGGACGGAATTATCGCGGACCAGCTGTTCTCGGTTCTTATGGGCGACGACGTTCAGCCGAGAAAGGAGTTCATAATCGAACACGCAAAAGAAGTCGTCAACCTGGATGTGTGA
- the thiC gene encoding phosphomethylpyrimidine synthase ThiC: MDQARRGEITPAMRIIAEKEGVTEEFIRNGIASGRIVVPCNPIHNPEPAAIGEGTSVKINVNLGTSRDIVDLDSELEKLRIAIKYGADSVMDLSTGGDIDAIRARLLKECPVIMGSVPIYQTGLTAARNNAVVDMSEDDIFNGIEKHAKDGMDFMTVHCGITRETVGWLKKSKRKMDVVSRGGSFLTAWILHNEEENPLFKNYDYLLEMARKYEFTLSLGDGFRPGCISDASDQAQISELMTLGHLVRRAREAGVQSMVEGPGHVPLDQIPMNVELEKRMCDGAPFYVLGPLVTDIAPGYDHIVGAIGGAVAAQAGADFLCYLTPAEHLSLPDVDDVKEGVIASKIAAHAGDLTRGRGFEMDDTMARARKKLDWGTIFEVCLDPEKARKYRERGCTKLEDGCSMCGDVCAVKIVNQYLIKDKDILDRHEGC, encoded by the coding sequence ATGGATCAGGCACGTAGGGGCGAAATTACTCCCGCTATGAGGATCATCGCCGAAAAGGAAGGCGTCACAGAAGAATTCATAAGGAACGGGATAGCCTCGGGCCGCATCGTTGTGCCCTGCAATCCGATACACAATCCGGAGCCCGCCGCGATCGGCGAGGGGACGTCCGTCAAAATCAACGTAAACCTCGGAACCTCGAGGGACATCGTGGATCTTGACAGCGAGTTGGAGAAACTGAGGATAGCCATCAAATACGGCGCGGATTCTGTAATGGACCTTAGCACCGGAGGAGATATCGACGCCATAAGAGCCAGACTCCTGAAGGAGTGCCCCGTCATCATGGGCTCCGTCCCAATCTACCAGACGGGACTGACCGCCGCGCGCAACAACGCCGTTGTCGACATGTCCGAGGACGACATATTCAACGGCATCGAGAAACATGCCAAGGACGGGATGGACTTCATGACCGTCCACTGCGGCATAACCAGGGAAACGGTCGGATGGCTGAAGAAGTCAAAAAGAAAAATGGACGTTGTATCCAGGGGAGGCTCGTTCCTCACCGCGTGGATACTCCATAACGAAGAAGAGAATCCTCTGTTCAAGAACTACGACTACCTGTTAGAGATGGCCCGCAAGTACGAATTCACACTATCGCTAGGCGATGGTTTCAGGCCCGGATGCATCTCCGATGCCTCCGACCAGGCTCAGATATCCGAGCTCATGACGTTGGGCCATCTGGTCCGGCGGGCCCGCGAAGCGGGAGTTCAGTCGATGGTCGAAGGTCCCGGACACGTGCCTCTGGACCAGATCCCGATGAACGTAGAGCTGGAGAAAAGGATGTGCGACGGGGCTCCGTTCTACGTCCTGGGTCCTCTGGTGACCGATATAGCGCCGGGCTACGACCATATCGTCGGGGCGATCGGGGGAGCCGTCGCGGCCCAGGCCGGCGCCGATTTCCTTTGCTACCTCACTCCGGCGGAACATCTTTCCCTGCCGGACGTCGACGACGTTAAGGAGGGCGTGATCGCATCGAAGATCGCCGCCCATGCTGGGGACCTTACCAGAGGAAGAGGTTTCGAGATGGACGACACAATGGCCAGAGCCCGCAAGAAGCTCGACTGGGGAACGATCTTCGAGGTCTGTTTGGACCCTGAAAAGGCCCGCAAGTACAGGGAAAGAGGATGCACCAAGCTAGAGGATGGATGCTCCATGTGCGGCGACGTGTGCGCTGTCAAGATCGTGAACCAATACCTGATAAAAGACAAGGACATCCTGGACAGACACGAAGGTTGCTGA